From Salvia splendens isolate huo1 unplaced genomic scaffold, SspV2 ctg1036, whole genome shotgun sequence, a single genomic window includes:
- the LOC121788414 gene encoding ATP sulfurylase 1, chloroplastic-like — translation FLRCYNYTIVLCCFCKCSIEIYKHNKEERIARTWGTTAGGLPYAEKAISGAGNWLIGGDLEVVKPIKYNDGLDRFRLSPAQLRHEFERRDADAVFAFQLRNPVHNGHALLMTDTRRRLLDMGYKNPVLLLHPLGGYTKEDDVPLTWRMKQHEKVLEDGVLDPETTVVSIFPSPMHYAGPTEVQWHAKARINAGANFYIVGRDPAGMVHPIEKRDLYDADHGKKVVSMAPGLERLNILPFKVAAYDKTQSKMAFFDPSRAQDFVFISGTKMRSLAKNRESPPEGFMCPGGWKVLVEYYESLAPASNGRVPQPLAA, via the exons TTTTTGAGATGTTACAATTATACTATAGTATTATGCTGTTTTTGCAAGTGTAGCATTGAGATATACAAGCACAATAAAGAAGAGAGAATAGCAAGGACTTGGGGCACCACAGCAGGTGGCCTTCCCTATGCTGAGAAGGCTATAAGTGGCGCCGGAAACTGGCTGATCGGCGGTGACCTAGAGGTCGTAAAGCCGATCAAGTACAACGACGGGCTGGACCGGTTCCGTCTCTCCCCTGCCCAGCTCCGCCACGAGTTTGAGAGGCGCGATGCAGACGCGGTGTTTGCCTTCCAGCTGAGGAACCCGGTGCACAACGGCCACGCCCTGCTCATGACCGACACACGTCGTCGCCTGCTTGACATGGGATACAAGAATCCTGTTCTCTTGCTCCATCCTTTGGGTGGCTACACTAAAGAGGATGATGTTCCACTCACTTGGCGCATGAAGCAACATGAAAAG GTTCTTGAAGATGGAGTGCTGGATCCGGAGACTACGGTGGTCTCGATATTCCCGTCTCCGATGCACTACGCGGGGCCTACTGAGGTGCAGTGGCATGCCAAGGCTCGGATCAATGCGGGTGCTAACTTCTACATAGTCGGGCGTGACCCTGCCGGGATGGTTCACCCTATCGAGAAACGAGACCTCTACGATGCTGATCACGGGAAGAAGGTGGTGAGCATGGCCCCGGGGCTGGAGCGCCTCAACATACTTCCTTTCAAg GTGGCTGCCTATGACAAGACACAGAGTAAGATGGCCTTCTTTGATCCATCAAGGGCTCAAGACTTTGTGTTCATATCCGGGACTAAG ATGCGGAGCCTGGCTAAGAATCGGGAGAGCCCTCCGGAGGGATTCATGTGCCCCGGTGGGTGGAAAGTGTTGGTGGAATACTATGAGAGTCTGGCTCCGGCCAGCAACGGCCGGGTGCCTCAACCACTTGCTGCTTGA